In the genome of Microbacterium endophyticum, one region contains:
- a CDS encoding LytR/AlgR family response regulator transcription factor: protein MIRVGVVEDDPASIDRLLSHLDRFQREQGEAFHVGAFRDGADILEDYRPDWDILFLDIQMERVDGMTAARRIREVDSEVIIVFVTSSPQYAVAGYEVDALSYLMKPVTYAAFAQELTRSLVRLRRRERRHLLFAAVDGDRHRVDIADILYIESVKHHVMIHTLDADHTVVTTLKAMESELADDGFFRCNSGYLVNLRHVTGVEGNDCRVRGGVRLQISRPRKKEFLAVLSAYISARGITT from the coding sequence GTGATTCGAGTCGGAGTGGTCGAGGACGACCCAGCGAGCATTGATCGGCTGCTTTCTCACCTCGATCGGTTCCAACGCGAGCAGGGCGAGGCCTTCCACGTGGGGGCATTTCGCGATGGTGCCGACATTCTCGAGGACTATCGACCCGACTGGGACATCCTCTTTCTCGACATTCAGATGGAGCGCGTCGACGGCATGACGGCCGCGCGGCGCATCCGCGAGGTCGATAGCGAGGTAATCATCGTGTTCGTCACCAGCTCGCCGCAGTACGCAGTCGCCGGTTACGAAGTGGATGCTTTGAGCTACCTCATGAAGCCCGTGACATATGCCGCATTCGCGCAAGAACTCACGCGAAGTCTTGTGCGCCTGCGGCGGCGAGAGCGGCGGCACCTCCTGTTCGCTGCCGTTGATGGCGATCGCCACCGCGTGGATATTGCCGATATCCTCTACATCGAGAGCGTCAAGCATCACGTCATGATTCACACTCTCGACGCTGATCACACGGTCGTGACGACCCTCAAGGCGATGGAATCAGAGCTCGCCGATGACGGTTTCTTCCGCTGCAACAGCGGATATCTCGTCAATCTGCGTCACGTCACTGGTGTCGAAGGCAACGACTGCCGCGTGCGCGGGGGAGTGCGCCTGCAGATCAGCAGGCCGCGGAAGAAAGAGTTTCTTGCGGTTCTTTCGGCATATATCAGTGCGCGCGGGATCACGACGTGA
- a CDS encoding ATP-binding protein, giving the protein MSVVEVATAATADIPRIFTAVAEWGACMVFMLLVNRRMRWVGTSMVTLLALLALVAVQMWAGSLPLSLWIFGMLAAAFTMFVIVRVSLEVTATTAGYLAARAFVLAELTASVHWQLERFYLDAAPQVVRTSVMLAVYGSVFALAWWAERRHLPRGIEFEVGVGELVSALAIAVATFGISNLSFVNANTPFSGRVGTEVFYIRTLVDLCGYIALYGQLEVRRSLQARREADAMARLLTSQHDQYEMSRRAIDEVNRKYHDMKHHLEAIRAEQDPQSRLLILNELETSIQNYGASIRTGNSVLDAVLMGKQLYARESGIEMTSVADGRLLNALSPLDVTAIVGNALDNAFEATLRVANAEERLVKFSLFARNDFVMISVENTFDGVVARRDGRIVTRKAGDEHGYGLRNIEAAAERYGGSMSLSSTEQWFSLRILLPRAEVL; this is encoded by the coding sequence GTGAGCGTGGTCGAGGTAGCGACCGCCGCAACAGCAGACATTCCCCGAATATTCACCGCGGTCGCCGAGTGGGGCGCGTGCATGGTCTTCATGCTGCTCGTCAATCGGCGGATGCGGTGGGTCGGGACGTCGATGGTGACGCTTCTCGCGTTGCTCGCACTCGTGGCAGTTCAGATGTGGGCTGGATCGCTGCCGCTTTCGCTCTGGATATTCGGCATGCTCGCTGCAGCCTTCACGATGTTTGTCATCGTGCGCGTCAGTCTCGAGGTGACGGCCACGACGGCGGGATACCTCGCCGCGCGTGCTTTCGTTCTCGCGGAGTTGACGGCATCCGTGCACTGGCAGTTGGAGCGGTTCTATCTCGACGCTGCTCCACAGGTTGTGCGAACGAGCGTGATGCTTGCGGTCTACGGCTCTGTTTTTGCGCTCGCGTGGTGGGCGGAGCGGCGGCACCTGCCGCGGGGGATCGAGTTCGAAGTCGGGGTGGGCGAACTCGTGAGCGCGTTGGCCATCGCGGTGGCGACGTTCGGCATTTCAAATCTCAGCTTCGTCAATGCCAACACACCGTTCAGTGGTCGTGTCGGTACCGAGGTTTTCTACATTCGCACCCTTGTCGACCTGTGCGGATACATCGCGCTTTACGGGCAACTCGAAGTGAGACGCAGTCTGCAAGCTCGGCGTGAAGCCGACGCGATGGCACGATTGCTCACAAGTCAGCACGACCAGTACGAGATGTCGCGTCGCGCGATCGATGAAGTGAATCGCAAGTATCACGACATGAAGCACCACCTCGAGGCGATCAGAGCAGAGCAAGACCCGCAATCGCGCCTGCTGATACTCAACGAGCTGGAGACGTCGATTCAGAACTACGGGGCGAGCATCCGGACGGGCAACTCGGTGCTTGATGCCGTGTTGATGGGTAAGCAGCTTTACGCGCGTGAAAGCGGCATCGAAATGACATCGGTTGCTGACGGGCGCCTTCTGAACGCGCTAAGTCCGCTCGATGTGACCGCAATCGTCGGTAACGCGCTCGACAATGCGTTCGAAGCAACTTTGCGTGTCGCCAATGCCGAAGAGCGCCTCGTGAAGTTTTCGCTGTTCGCCCGCAACGACTTTGTGATGATCAGTGTGGAGAACACGTTCGACGGGGTGGTGGCTCGTCGCGATGGTCGAATTGTCACGCGCAAAGCGGGGGATGAGCACGGCTATGGGCTGCGAAATATCGAAGCCGCAGCTGAACGGTACGGCGGGTCGATGTCGCTGAGCTCGACCGAGCAGTGGTTTTCGCTCCGAATCTTGTTGCCGAGAGCCGAAGTTCTATGA
- a CDS encoding ferredoxin reductase family protein: MTTLAARTTAPAPAAPVTPVLRTRTRSHKKAWNVGATVFIWLSSLFVVALWVWGGGVTAVLGFNGETLTTLGRLTGLVASNLLLYQVLLMARIPFFERGFGRDEITRMHRFVGFWSFWLIMAHIVLLVLGYAATAAINPFVQLWQFVWDYPGMLLATVATLCIIMVVVTSIRRARRRIRYESWHLLHLYAYLGVGLALPHQLWTGADFLSSPAATFYWWALWAAAAASVIVFRFGMPLLSSLRHDIRVASVTADGARGVTVQMTGRRLDRLNAQAGQFFVWRFLDGPGWTRGHPFSLASAPTAAGLSISARYAGDGTRRLASMRPGTKVMIEGPYGHMTGEVRGGTKLLMIGAGAGVAPLVSLLEEQQYAPGDATLIARDSVADDALRVDAIADLVARRGLRHVPLVGSRSTRNSPWISVSHNEWRGAHLIQYLAPDLGEYDVYVCGPIPWMKHVTRDLKRAGVEPERIHSEAFTV; this comes from the coding sequence ATGACCACTCTCGCAGCGCGGACGACAGCACCCGCTCCCGCGGCTCCCGTGACCCCAGTACTTCGCACGCGCACGCGTTCGCACAAGAAAGCGTGGAACGTCGGCGCGACGGTGTTCATTTGGCTCTCTAGCCTCTTCGTTGTTGCCCTATGGGTGTGGGGCGGAGGCGTCACAGCTGTTCTCGGCTTCAACGGGGAAACGCTAACGACGCTTGGTCGTTTGACCGGTCTCGTTGCTTCGAACCTGTTGCTCTACCAGGTGCTGCTCATGGCGCGCATCCCGTTTTTCGAGCGCGGATTCGGGCGTGACGAGATCACGCGCATGCATCGCTTCGTTGGCTTCTGGTCGTTCTGGCTGATCATGGCCCACATCGTGTTGCTCGTGCTCGGCTACGCCGCCACCGCCGCGATCAATCCGTTCGTGCAGTTGTGGCAGTTCGTCTGGGACTACCCCGGCATGCTGCTCGCAACCGTTGCGACCCTCTGCATCATCATGGTCGTTGTCACTTCGATCCGCCGCGCTCGCCGCCGGATCCGCTACGAGTCGTGGCACCTGCTGCACCTCTACGCCTATCTCGGCGTGGGGCTTGCGCTGCCGCACCAGCTGTGGACCGGTGCTGACTTTCTCTCATCTCCCGCTGCCACTTTCTACTGGTGGGCACTGTGGGCAGCGGCTGCGGCATCCGTCATCGTCTTTCGCTTCGGGATGCCGCTGCTCAGTTCCCTGCGCCACGACATTCGTGTGGCATCCGTTACCGCCGATGGTGCACGGGGCGTGACGGTGCAGATGACCGGTCGGCGCCTCGACCGCCTCAATGCGCAAGCCGGCCAATTCTTCGTGTGGCGGTTCTTGGACGGCCCAGGTTGGACACGCGGGCACCCCTTCTCGCTCGCGTCGGCTCCGACCGCTGCCGGACTGTCGATTTCTGCCCGGTATGCGGGCGATGGCACGCGACGTCTCGCTTCGATGCGCCCCGGCACCAAAGTGATGATCGAGGGTCCTTATGGGCATATGACCGGCGAAGTGCGGGGCGGAACGAAGCTGCTCATGATCGGCGCAGGTGCGGGTGTTGCACCTCTCGTCTCGCTGCTCGAAGAGCAGCAGTACGCCCCGGGTGATGCGACTCTCATTGCGCGAGACAGCGTGGCCGACGATGCGCTGCGGGTCGATGCGATCGCTGATCTCGTAGCGCGGCGCGGATTGCGGCATGTGCCGCTCGTCGGGTCTCGCTCGACACGCAACTCGCCCTGGATTTCGGTCAGCCACAACGAATGGCGCGGCGCTCACCTGATCCAATATCTTGCGCCAGACCTCGGTGAGTACGACGTGTACGTGTGCGGTCCGATCCCGTGGATGAAGCACGTGACGCGTGACCTCAAGCGTGCGGGCGTTGAGCCCGAGCGCATTCACTCTGAAGCATTCACGGTCTGA
- a CDS encoding FMN-binding protein — translation MKKIIYGLLATLSGLVLLFSYRTSLDVVAPAAAMESSTDASSSTSDSTSSSGSTSGSGSDSSSTSGSGSDSSSSSTSGSTSSQPQSSAPAATTSGLVDGTYTGDSTSTRYGPVQVQITVSGGVVTDVQAVDYPNGNGKDRQINSYAIPRLVSETIDAQSAQINMVSGATYTSQGYKTSLQSALDQAQS, via the coding sequence ATGAAGAAGATCATTTACGGCCTGCTCGCAACGCTTTCAGGGCTGGTGTTGTTGTTCAGCTATCGCACCTCGCTCGACGTCGTGGCACCCGCTGCGGCGATGGAGTCCTCGACGGATGCGAGCTCCTCGACCTCGGATTCGACTTCGAGTTCGGGCTCGACTTCGGGTTCGGGTTCGGACTCAAGCTCGACTTCGGGTTCGGGCTCGGACTCAAGCTCGAGTTCGACCTCGGGTTCGACGTCATCGCAGCCACAGTCATCTGCGCCCGCGGCCACCACATCAGGACTCGTTGACGGCACATATACCGGGGACTCAACCAGTACGCGGTACGGCCCGGTGCAGGTGCAGATCACCGTCTCGGGTGGCGTTGTGACCGATGTTCAGGCGGTCGACTATCCGAACGGCAACGGTAAGGACAGGCAGATCAACTCGTACGCGATCCCGCGCCTCGTGAGTGAAACGATCGACGCGCAGAGCGCGCAGATCAACATGGTCTCGGGCGCCACCTACACGAGCCAGGGGTACAAGACGTCGCTGCAGTCAGCGCTAGACCAGGCGCAGAGCTGA
- a CDS encoding FAD:protein FMN transferase produces the protein MGARVAGLHVWVEDLMGMAVSIHVRSDSDTASVATEKAVASCFADLREIDRMFSTYRDDSDISRMARGELFEADADPRVAEVAQACREAEVETGGLFSAHWQGWFDPTGFVKGWAVERAARTHLEPLLADEIAVGINAGGDLQLFTAEGREWQWTVGISDPHRQGEVLATFDIRNGAMATSGSAERGAHIIDPHTGLAAARGVASASVVADSLTRADVWATAAVVAGFDERSWVSKAGTQTGMLVADDGRVTRWLGSTVIETVVA, from the coding sequence ATGGGCGCGCGGGTAGCGGGTCTGCACGTCTGGGTGGAAGACCTGATGGGGATGGCAGTGAGCATTCACGTGAGGTCGGATAGCGACACGGCGAGTGTTGCGACCGAGAAAGCCGTGGCATCCTGCTTTGCTGACCTTCGCGAGATCGATCGGATGTTTTCGACCTACCGTGACGACTCTGACATTTCTCGCATGGCGCGGGGTGAACTTTTTGAGGCGGATGCCGACCCTCGCGTTGCCGAGGTGGCGCAGGCCTGCCGCGAAGCCGAAGTCGAGACGGGCGGGTTGTTTTCTGCGCACTGGCAGGGGTGGTTCGACCCCACCGGGTTCGTCAAGGGCTGGGCGGTCGAGCGTGCGGCGCGCACTCACCTCGAGCCGTTGCTCGCCGATGAGATCGCTGTGGGCATCAATGCCGGCGGTGACCTGCAGCTGTTCACGGCTGAGGGTCGCGAGTGGCAGTGGACGGTTGGTATCAGCGACCCGCATCGACAGGGTGAAGTCCTGGCGACCTTCGATATCAGGAACGGTGCGATGGCAACGTCGGGCTCGGCCGAGCGCGGCGCTCACATCATCGATCCGCACACCGGTCTCGCCGCTGCCCGTGGCGTGGCTAGTGCGTCGGTCGTTGCCGACAGTTTGACGCGCGCTGATGTGTGGGCGACGGCCGCGGTGGTTGCCGGCTTCGATGAGCGATCCTGGGTGTCGAAGGCCGGAACACAGACCGGGATGCTGGTTGCCGATGACGGCCGTGTGACCCGCTGGCTGGGCAGCACCGTCATCGAGACGGTGGTGGCGTAG
- a CDS encoding GNAT family N-acetyltransferase: MDDFLAAPPSEMQATVSLRAAMSHDIEWLVEIRAEVLRADLERLGRYDSVRVRQRMRDAFTPASARVIVVDGSDVGSITVRVEDGARWIEHFYISAALQGRGVGSHVLETVLAEEDSSRPFRLNVLQGSAARRLYERYGFVVDSEDAVDVFMSLPPA, translated from the coding sequence GTGGATGACTTTCTGGCTGCCCCTCCCTCGGAGATGCAAGCGACAGTTTCGCTGCGTGCAGCTATGAGTCATGACATCGAGTGGCTCGTTGAAATCCGTGCAGAGGTGCTTCGGGCAGACCTTGAGCGCCTGGGAAGATACGACTCGGTTCGGGTGCGTCAACGCATGCGTGATGCTTTCACGCCTGCGAGCGCGCGCGTGATTGTTGTTGACGGCAGCGACGTTGGTTCTATCACCGTGCGGGTCGAAGATGGTGCCCGCTGGATCGAGCACTTCTACATCTCCGCGGCGCTGCAAGGGCGCGGAGTGGGGAGTCACGTGCTCGAAACAGTGCTTGCCGAAGAAGACAGTTCGCGGCCTTTTCGCCTCAATGTCTTGCAGGGAAGCGCGGCGCGCCGGCTTTACGAAAGGTATGGATTCGTGGTTGATAGCGAAGACGCTGTCGATGTCTTCATGTCATTGCCACCGGCGTAA
- a CDS encoding GNAT family N-acetyltransferase, translating to MSRDELSRSAEFLHAYDTQLRTDAETPSATKITRLGSLRLVTFAGGRGFITYQTLGDASAESLRRLVPEALSYFASDNEINRVEWKTRGHDHAPGLSDALLENGFIADEPESIMIGDAQGLAVDVPLPEGVSLRRIYAESDVRAMSAMQDEVFGDPVSDEMANALLHRLSLDDGMELWVGEADGEIVTAGRLEPVADSDFAGIWGGATRAEWRGRGIYRALTAVRARSAIAMGKTLIHSDSTDYSRPILERSGLVAVSTTTPYLWKR from the coding sequence ATGAGTCGTGACGAACTGAGCCGGAGCGCCGAATTTCTGCATGCATACGACACTCAACTACGAACGGATGCCGAGACTCCAAGCGCCACCAAGATCACCCGGCTCGGCTCGCTACGGCTCGTGACGTTTGCTGGCGGCCGAGGCTTCATCACGTATCAAACCCTCGGCGACGCATCGGCCGAATCGCTGCGCCGCCTTGTGCCAGAAGCGTTGAGCTACTTTGCGTCGGACAATGAAATTAACCGGGTCGAATGGAAGACGCGCGGCCACGATCACGCGCCCGGACTTTCTGACGCACTCCTTGAGAACGGTTTCATCGCGGACGAACCCGAATCGATCATGATCGGCGACGCGCAGGGACTCGCCGTTGACGTGCCGCTGCCCGAGGGAGTGTCTCTCCGACGCATTTATGCCGAGTCGGATGTGCGTGCGATGAGCGCGATGCAAGATGAAGTCTTCGGCGATCCAGTTTCGGATGAGATGGCAAATGCGTTGCTGCACCGACTTTCGCTCGACGACGGCATGGAACTGTGGGTCGGTGAGGCGGATGGCGAGATCGTGACGGCGGGTCGCCTTGAGCCCGTCGCAGATTCTGACTTTGCCGGCATTTGGGGAGGTGCGACGCGCGCGGAATGGCGGGGTCGAGGCATTTATCGTGCGTTGACCGCGGTGCGTGCTCGCTCGGCGATCGCGATGGGGAAAACGCTGATCCACAGCGATTCGACTGACTACTCGCGGCCAATTCTCGAGCGTTCCGGGCTGGTCGCAGTATCGACGACAACACCGTATCTCTGGAAGCGGTGA
- a CDS encoding heavy metal translocating P-type ATPase — protein sequence MSQHDSHSGHAQHSDHAQHSDHAQHSGHANHVAKFRRLFWIMLFVAVPVVFFSPMFAMLIGYSLPSGSWAMWVSPVLGTVMYLWGGAPFLSGAVSELRSRQPGMMLLIALAITVAFAASWGASLGVLDEGLDFWWELALLVVIMLLGHWVEMRSLAQTTSALDSLAALLPDVAERVDGDSTTTVSPSELKIGDVVVVRPGGRIPADGRVVQGEASVDESMITGESRAVRRADGDAVVAGTVATDSGLRVEITATGDDTALAGIQKLVADAQGSSSRAQRLADRAAGWLFWFALGSGVLTAIIWTAIGMPDAAVVRTITVLVIACPHALGLAIPLVVSISTERAAKAGVLVKDRLALERMRTITTVLFDKTGTLTEGKPAVTGIEAADGFTEEEVLGWAAAAESDSEHPLGRAIVGAAADREINLESADDFTSAPAVGVSSRVAGRTVQVGGPHLLEQEGLSELPIANDWRAQGAIILHVVVDGKAAGALRLADAVRSESRDAIAALHERDVQVVMITGDADAVARSVAEELGIDRFFAGVRPDEKASKVKELQAEGRNVAMVGDGVNDAPALAQADVGIAIGAGTDVAIASAGVILASDDPRSVVSVIELSRASYRKMTQNLWWAAGYNLISVPLAAGILAPIGFVLPMSVGAILMSLSTVVVALNAQLLRRLDLSAELVTRR from the coding sequence ATGAGTCAGCACGATAGCCACTCTGGTCACGCACAGCACTCGGATCACGCACAGCACTCGGATCACGCACAGCACTCTGGTCACGCGAACCACGTGGCGAAGTTTCGGCGGCTCTTTTGGATCATGCTTTTCGTGGCAGTTCCTGTTGTGTTCTTTTCGCCGATGTTCGCGATGCTGATCGGCTACTCGTTGCCGAGCGGTTCATGGGCGATGTGGGTGTCGCCTGTGCTCGGAACTGTGATGTACCTGTGGGGCGGAGCGCCGTTTCTTTCGGGAGCTGTGAGCGAGCTTCGCAGTAGGCAGCCGGGAATGATGCTGTTGATTGCACTCGCGATCACCGTCGCATTTGCGGCGTCATGGGGTGCAAGCCTGGGCGTGCTCGACGAGGGGCTCGATTTCTGGTGGGAACTCGCTCTCTTGGTCGTCATCATGCTGCTCGGCCACTGGGTTGAGATGCGATCGCTGGCACAGACCACCTCGGCCCTCGACTCACTTGCGGCGCTCCTTCCCGATGTTGCCGAACGCGTAGATGGAGACTCGACGACCACAGTGTCCCCATCGGAATTGAAGATCGGCGATGTCGTCGTCGTGCGACCGGGCGGGAGGATCCCGGCCGATGGGCGCGTGGTGCAGGGGGAAGCTTCGGTAGATGAATCGATGATCACGGGGGAGTCCCGAGCGGTACGTCGAGCGGACGGAGACGCTGTGGTCGCCGGTACCGTCGCGACCGACTCTGGGTTGAGAGTCGAAATCACGGCAACCGGCGACGACACGGCGCTTGCCGGTATTCAGAAGCTCGTGGCCGACGCACAAGGGTCTTCGTCTCGGGCGCAGCGCCTGGCAGACCGCGCGGCAGGCTGGCTCTTCTGGTTTGCACTTGGCTCTGGTGTGCTCACAGCGATCATCTGGACGGCGATTGGGATGCCGGATGCAGCTGTCGTTCGAACTATTACGGTCCTCGTTATCGCGTGCCCACACGCTCTTGGTCTCGCGATTCCGCTCGTGGTTTCCATATCGACCGAGCGCGCAGCAAAAGCGGGGGTTCTCGTTAAGGATCGCCTCGCGCTTGAGCGGATGCGAACAATTACCACAGTGCTCTTCGACAAGACGGGCACTCTCACTGAGGGAAAGCCTGCCGTCACCGGAATCGAGGCTGCCGATGGCTTTACCGAAGAAGAAGTTCTTGGATGGGCTGCGGCTGCGGAGTCGGATTCCGAGCACCCGCTCGGTCGCGCAATCGTTGGAGCCGCAGCGGATCGGGAGATCAACCTCGAAAGCGCGGACGACTTCACGTCAGCTCCTGCTGTGGGCGTGAGTTCCCGTGTGGCAGGTCGAACAGTACAGGTCGGTGGACCGCATCTTCTCGAGCAAGAGGGCCTCTCGGAGCTGCCCATCGCGAACGATTGGCGCGCGCAGGGTGCCATCATTTTGCACGTTGTCGTTGACGGAAAAGCTGCGGGAGCCCTGCGCCTCGCCGACGCTGTTCGCTCGGAATCGCGTGACGCGATTGCTGCCCTCCACGAGCGGGACGTGCAAGTGGTCATGATTACGGGCGACGCGGATGCTGTTGCTCGGTCGGTTGCAGAAGAGCTCGGAATCGATAGATTCTTTGCCGGTGTGCGGCCAGATGAAAAGGCTTCGAAGGTGAAAGAGCTTCAGGCTGAGGGGCGAAATGTCGCCATGGTCGGAGACGGCGTCAACGATGCCCCGGCGCTTGCGCAAGCCGACGTGGGTATCGCGATCGGAGCCGGTACCGATGTTGCGATCGCATCGGCGGGTGTCATTCTTGCAAGCGATGACCCGCGCTCTGTCGTGTCGGTGATCGAGCTTTCTCGAGCGTCGTATCGCAAGATGACGCAGAACCTCTGGTGGGCCGCCGGCTACAACCTCATCTCTGTGCCGCTGGCGGCGGGAATTCTCGCACCGATAGGTTTTGTGCTGCCGATGTCGGTCGGCGCGATACTCATGTCGCTTTCCACAGTCGTTGTTGCGTTGAATGCGCAATTGCTTCGCAGGCTAGACCTCAGCGCCGAGTTGGTCACCCGTCGTTAG
- a CDS encoding sensor histidine kinase: protein MNSVDDKHRVQRAAFTVGLSVGIASAVIITLGVGALVAFILLTSRHEADEHRGGLPGDEVVVDVDRILPAVIVMGVLGVLLMALVAWIAARRSVRPLGEALRRQRNFVADASHELRTPLTTLTSRIQILQRRNERGEPIESSITDLRGDAGMMSDVLNDLLLAAEGSIERAAEPTPVAAAIASALESLQPVADEASVALAMTAPDAGAVSLPRVTLVRVLVALLDNAVQHSPAGGTVLVAASRQQDAVAIRVSDEGPGITGIRPEDVFERFARSGETGRRRSFGLGLSLVRDVALRAGGSVDVEQTSSAGTTFLVTLPAL, encoded by the coding sequence ATGAATTCCGTCGACGACAAACATCGCGTGCAACGCGCCGCTTTCACGGTCGGACTCTCCGTTGGCATCGCATCCGCCGTGATCATCACGCTAGGCGTGGGCGCGCTGGTCGCATTCATCCTCCTCACCTCACGCCATGAAGCTGATGAGCATCGAGGCGGCTTACCTGGAGACGAAGTCGTCGTTGACGTCGACCGAATCCTGCCGGCCGTCATCGTCATGGGAGTGCTGGGAGTGCTCCTCATGGCACTCGTTGCATGGATAGCAGCACGGCGCTCAGTACGACCGCTCGGCGAAGCTCTGCGGCGCCAACGCAACTTTGTCGCCGACGCCAGCCACGAACTACGCACGCCCCTCACTACTCTGACGAGCCGTATCCAGATCCTGCAGCGACGAAACGAACGCGGCGAACCGATCGAGTCGAGCATCACCGACCTTCGGGGTGATGCTGGCATGATGAGCGACGTCCTCAACGACCTTCTCTTGGCTGCCGAAGGTTCAATCGAGCGCGCCGCCGAACCGACACCGGTTGCAGCCGCCATTGCGAGCGCACTCGAATCGTTGCAACCGGTGGCCGATGAAGCATCCGTCGCTCTCGCGATGACGGCGCCGGACGCGGGAGCAGTATCGCTCCCCCGCGTCACCCTCGTGCGCGTGCTCGTCGCGCTCCTCGACAATGCAGTGCAGCACTCCCCTGCGGGCGGCACTGTCTTAGTCGCGGCCAGCCGACAGCAGGATGCCGTCGCCATCCGCGTGAGCGACGAAGGCCCGGGTATTACCGGCATCCGCCCCGAAGACGTCTTTGAGCGCTTCGCACGATCGGGAGAAACCGGGCGCCGACGAAGCTTCGGCCTCGGGCTCTCTCTCGTGCGTGACGTCGCCCTCCGCGCGGGAGGCAGCGTCGACGTGGAGCAAACATCGAGCGCGGGCACGACTTTTCTTGTGACGCTACCCGCGCTGTAG
- a CDS encoding response regulator transcription factor: MASNDRGSVLYVEDDADIAAMTIEMLSETYEVEHAADGEAALRLALQRRYDVMIVDRRLPGMDGVAFIAAVRNARITTPILMLTALGAVDDRVSGLDAGANDYLVKPFDYDELLARLRALRRAFRAEGRRRQLGDWTFTPDSQAIYDPSGFRITLTTTESALLELLSDSPEHVFSREEILSSVFPDGESTNSVDTYVHYVRRKSTPHIIDTVRARGYRAGNPS; encoded by the coding sequence ATGGCTTCAAACGACCGCGGCAGCGTGCTGTACGTCGAAGACGACGCCGACATCGCCGCGATGACAATCGAGATGCTCTCGGAGACGTACGAGGTCGAGCACGCCGCCGACGGAGAGGCGGCGCTGCGTCTCGCACTACAGCGCCGCTACGACGTCATGATCGTTGATCGCCGCTTGCCCGGGATGGACGGTGTTGCATTCATCGCGGCCGTCCGCAACGCACGAATCACGACACCGATCCTCATGCTCACGGCTCTCGGCGCCGTCGACGATCGCGTTTCCGGCTTGGATGCCGGAGCCAACGACTACCTCGTCAAACCGTTCGACTACGACGAACTGCTCGCGCGCCTGCGAGCACTCCGCCGGGCGTTTCGCGCGGAAGGTCGGCGCCGACAGCTCGGCGACTGGACCTTCACGCCAGACTCGCAAGCGATCTACGATCCGTCCGGATTCCGCATCACCCTCACCACAACCGAGAGCGCGCTTCTCGAACTCCTGAGCGACAGCCCTGAGCACGTTTTCAGCCGAGAAGAGATTCTCAGCTCCGTCTTTCCCGACGGTGAAAGCACCAACTCTGTCGACACCTACGTGCACTACGTACGCCGCAAATCAACTCCGCACATCATCGACACCGTTCGGGCTCGAGGCTACCGCGCGGGAAATCCGTCATGA